The following proteins are co-located in the Candidatus Equadaptatus faecalis genome:
- a CDS encoding sodium-dependent transporter: protein MSEKREQWGSKFGMLMAAAGSAIGLGNIWRFPYITGKYGGAVFVLTYLIVVCLIGLSLMMAEQAIGRAGKSDAVGSLLKLGGKKWSIVGWMGFIVAFVILSYYAVIAGWTLAYFCASVDVFGSLLQGAAQGRAADLFGSFVANQYYCIAFFLVVMFVTSSIVYRGIAEGVEASCKILMPTLFVILLLLVVRAVTLPGASKGISFYLKPDFTKLTAEGILAAIGQAFYSLSLAMGIMIVYGSYFTKDTSIPHSACTISLLDTSVAFLAGLVIFPSALAFGIEPNAGVALTFITLPSVFAQMPAGMLFSAGFFMLLFIAALTSCISLFEVAVAFGIDHLGFERKKSTVVMAILITLLGIPSALSVGGHFPKICGMDCLDFFDYVTNNLIMPIGGILLTIFAGWVWTEGAKAELTNHGKYDFKLYKVWLFICRIVAPIAIFVILAADIYGKFFKK from the coding sequence ATGTCGGAAAAGAGAGAACAGTGGGGCAGTAAATTCGGAATGCTTATGGCGGCGGCAGGGTCAGCCATAGGTCTTGGCAATATATGGCGCTTCCCCTACATAACAGGCAAGTACGGGGGCGCGGTATTTGTTTTAACGTACCTCATCGTTGTATGCTTAATCGGGCTTTCGCTTATGATGGCGGAACAGGCGATAGGTCGCGCCGGAAAATCAGACGCTGTAGGCAGCCTACTCAAGCTCGGCGGAAAAAAATGGTCGATAGTCGGCTGGATGGGCTTTATCGTTGCCTTTGTCATACTTTCCTACTATGCGGTTATTGCCGGTTGGACACTCGCCTATTTCTGCGCGTCAGTTGACGTGTTCGGCAGCCTTTTGCAGGGTGCGGCGCAAGGCAGAGCGGCTGATTTGTTCGGCAGCTTTGTAGCTAACCAGTACTACTGCATAGCATTTTTCCTTGTGGTAATGTTTGTCACCTCGTCAATAGTTTACAGAGGCATTGCGGAAGGCGTTGAAGCAAGCTGCAAAATTCTCATGCCGACACTCTTTGTCATACTTCTTCTGCTTGTTGTCCGCGCAGTCACCCTTCCGGGAGCTTCAAAAGGCATCAGCTTCTACCTCAAGCCCGACTTCACAAAACTCACGGCAGAGGGCATACTTGCCGCAATCGGACAGGCATTCTATTCACTCTCGCTTGCGATGGGAATAATGATCGTCTACGGCAGCTATTTTACGAAAGACACAAGCATACCGCATTCGGCATGCACAATATCGCTGCTCGACACCTCGGTGGCGTTCCTCGCCGGACTTGTAATATTTCCGAGCGCCCTTGCTTTCGGCATAGAGCCGAACGCGGGAGTTGCCCTCACCTTCATCACGCTTCCCAGCGTATTTGCGCAGATGCCGGCAGGAATGCTTTTCTCGGCGGGCTTCTTTATGCTTCTGTTTATTGCGGCTCTTACCTCGTGCATTTCGCTCTTTGAAGTTGCCGTCGCTTTCGGCATAGACCATCTCGGCTTTGAACGCAAAAAATCAACAGTCGTTATGGCAATCCTCATCACGCTGCTCGGAATACCCTCAGCCCTTTCCGTCGGCGGACATTTCCCGAAAATCTGCGGCATGGACTGCCTTGATTTCTTTGACTACGTTACAAACAACCTGATAATGCCGATAGGCGGCATACTCCTCACAATCTTTGCCGGCTGGGTATGGACGGAAGGCGCCAAAGCAGAACTCACCAACCACGGCAAATACGACTTCAAGCTGTACAAGGTGTGGCTCTTTATCTGCCGCATAGTAGCGCCGATAGCGATATTCGTAATCCTTGCCGCGGACATCTACGGAAAATTCTTTAAGAAATAG
- the lpxI gene encoding UDP-2,3-diacylglucosamine diphosphatase LpxI (LpxI, functionally equivalent to LpxH, replaces it in LPS biosynthesis in a minority of bacteria.) gives MLPVSIAKQLSEQGDAPVLYNLRHDFEELRAFVCEVVDIQKPNLGAAIKSMKKLGVDRIIMAGRVPKSLMFKPALLDFTSQKFLAGLLFRDDHSLLGAIVDFFEKQGFKVISYKDIVPQLVAHEGFIAGREPSESELEDVKYGVEICSSLVPLSFGQSVVVNKGAVIAVEAIEGTDKMILRAGELTKGGVVAKLMRLDQDERYDIPTVGPQTLENMAGAGLTCLAVHAGHTMIMDFDKFEEIAKREKISVIGVVG, from the coding sequence ATGCTTCCTGTTTCCATCGCAAAACAGCTTTCGGAACAGGGTGATGCCCCTGTGCTTTACAATCTGAGGCATGATTTTGAAGAGCTCAGGGCGTTTGTCTGTGAGGTCGTTGACATTCAGAAGCCTAATCTCGGCGCCGCGATAAAGAGCATGAAAAAACTGGGCGTTGACAGGATAATTATGGCGGGGCGCGTGCCGAAGTCGCTTATGTTCAAACCAGCCCTGCTTGATTTCACTTCGCAGAAATTTCTTGCCGGTCTTCTGTTCCGCGATGACCATTCCCTGCTCGGCGCTATTGTCGATTTCTTTGAGAAGCAGGGTTTCAAGGTAATAAGCTACAAGGACATTGTTCCGCAGCTGGTTGCGCATGAGGGTTTTATTGCAGGGCGCGAGCCTTCGGAGAGCGAACTTGAGGACGTCAAATACGGCGTTGAAATATGCAGCAGCCTTGTTCCTCTTTCATTCGGGCAGTCTGTTGTTGTGAACAAAGGGGCGGTTATTGCCGTTGAGGCTATAGAGGGTACGGATAAAATGATTCTCCGCGCGGGAGAGCTGACAAAGGGCGGCGTTGTCGCAAAGCTGATGCGCCTTGACCAGGACGAGAGATACGATATTCCTACGGTTGGTCCCCAAACGCTTGAAAACATGGCGGGCGCTGGTCTCACCTGTCTTGCAGTTCACGCGGGGCATACGATGATTATGGATTTTGACAAGTTTGAGGAAATTGCCAAACGCGAAAAGATTTCCGTTATCGGGGTTGTAGGATGA
- the recG gene encoding ATP-dependent DNA helicase RecG — MKKTETAEKKSDGGFLAARLDTLSGVGEKRSLLLEKLGLRTVSDLIEFFPRKYEDRRNFTAVSALQEGTKAVIFAYVSSIERHRIPGKKLDMVTAVLQDSSAEIRAFWFNRKGLEYLLREGDTAVFCGEIVSYGSRLQLSNPEFEVTKNPKKSVLTGIIPIYPSTEGLKAHWFKKLMSEVLEKALPLTEEIIPEKFAKKRSLMPRANAVMQLHRPLDEAGWREARRRFAYEELFIVQAGLALRRHALKSCRSAAKIIPGKIYEAFSASLPFSLTGSQQQALKEIFADTSSEEPMSRLLQGDVGSGKTLVAVGLAAACCDSGVQCAVMAPTEILAAQLYAEMEKRLSPLGVKTAFVKGGQRLSERNAIIKGAGNGEINVIVGTQALLFDRVKFKNLGAVVIDEQQRFGVEQRKALVRQGKAPHLLMMSATPIPRSLAMTLFADLDISLLTDRPEGRKKIETRVTDLKQMAVLLQFLIDEAAKGGRVYWVCPRVEESEASTAASAKKRFAFLKKHLGRLGVGLVYGGMSGDEKEEELKKFRGGETKILAGTTVVEVGIDVPEASVMVVEGAERFGLSQLHQLRGRTGRGNRRGVCILLVENLENGIPDRLQTMLDTDDGFKIAEADLELRGSGEISGFAQHGLTEFKFADLKKDLTLIRETREDAAELAESCEIEKYPSLLEAVEKRFLQNG, encoded by the coding sequence GTGAAGAAAACAGAAACTGCCGAAAAAAAATCTGACGGCGGCTTTCTTGCCGCGCGGCTTGACACGCTTTCCGGCGTAGGCGAAAAACGCAGCCTGCTGCTGGAAAAGCTCGGTTTGCGCACGGTCAGCGACCTCATAGAATTTTTCCCGAGAAAATATGAAGACCGCAGAAACTTTACAGCCGTTTCTGCGCTGCAGGAAGGTACAAAAGCCGTAATTTTCGCTTACGTTTCGTCAATCGAAAGACACAGAATCCCCGGAAAAAAGCTGGATATGGTTACAGCGGTGCTGCAGGACAGCAGCGCGGAGATACGCGCTTTCTGGTTTAACCGCAAGGGGCTTGAATATTTGCTCAGGGAAGGCGACACCGCCGTTTTCTGCGGCGAAATCGTGAGCTACGGCAGCCGTCTGCAGCTTTCCAACCCTGAATTTGAGGTTACAAAAAATCCGAAAAAATCTGTCTTAACAGGCATAATTCCGATTTATCCGTCAACGGAAGGGCTCAAAGCGCACTGGTTCAAAAAGCTTATGTCCGAGGTGCTGGAAAAAGCTCTGCCGCTTACGGAAGAAATTATCCCCGAAAAATTTGCAAAAAAACGTTCACTTATGCCGCGCGCGAATGCCGTAATGCAGCTGCACAGACCTCTTGACGAAGCAGGCTGGCGCGAAGCCCGCCGCAGATTTGCCTACGAAGAGCTTTTTATAGTTCAGGCAGGGCTTGCGCTTCGCAGACACGCGCTCAAAAGCTGCCGTTCGGCAGCAAAAATCATTCCCGGAAAAATTTACGAAGCGTTTTCCGCTTCGCTTCCTTTCAGCCTGACAGGCTCTCAGCAGCAGGCGCTGAAAGAAATATTTGCCGACACGTCTTCGGAAGAGCCGATGTCAAGGCTTCTGCAAGGCGACGTGGGCAGCGGAAAAACTCTTGTTGCTGTCGGTCTTGCCGCTGCCTGCTGTGATTCGGGTGTGCAGTGCGCGGTTATGGCTCCAACAGAAATTCTTGCGGCGCAGCTGTACGCGGAAATGGAAAAACGGCTTTCGCCTCTCGGCGTAAAAACGGCATTTGTAAAGGGCGGACAGAGACTTTCGGAACGCAATGCGATAATCAAAGGCGCGGGAAACGGCGAAATAAACGTTATTGTCGGCACACAGGCTCTGCTGTTTGACAGGGTGAAATTTAAAAATCTCGGCGCGGTTGTCATTGACGAGCAGCAGCGTTTCGGCGTGGAGCAGAGAAAAGCGCTCGTCCGTCAGGGCAAAGCGCCGCATCTGCTGATGATGTCCGCCACCCCGATTCCCCGCAGCCTTGCGATGACGCTGTTTGCCGACCTTGACATATCGCTGCTGACAGACAGGCCTGAAGGCAGGAAGAAAATTGAAACGCGTGTGACCGACCTGAAACAGATGGCAGTTCTGCTGCAGTTCCTGATTGACGAAGCCGCAAAAGGCGGGCGCGTGTACTGGGTGTGCCCGAGAGTTGAAGAAAGCGAAGCTTCAACAGCGGCTTCCGCGAAAAAACGCTTCGCGTTTCTCAAAAAACACCTGGGAAGACTCGGCGTAGGGCTTGTCTACGGCGGAATGAGCGGCGATGAAAAAGAAGAGGAGCTGAAAAAATTCCGCGGCGGAGAGACAAAAATTCTTGCGGGGACAACCGTTGTGGAGGTTGGAATAGACGTTCCCGAAGCTTCCGTAATGGTGGTGGAAGGCGCAGAACGTTTCGGACTTTCGCAGCTTCACCAGCTGAGGGGAAGAACAGGCAGGGGAAACAGACGCGGCGTCTGCATACTGCTTGTTGAAAATCTTGAAAACGGCATACCTGACAGGCTTCAGACGATGCTTGATACGGACGACGGCTTCAAAATAGCGGAAGCCGACCTCGAGCTTCGCGGCAGCGGCGAAATTTCAGGTTTTGCCCAGCACGGGCTGACGGAATTTAAATTTGCCGATTTGAAAAAAGACCTTACGCTTATCCGCGAAACGAGGGAAGACGCCGCGGAGCTTGCGGAAAGCTGCGAAATCGAAAAATATCCCTCCCTGCTTGAGGCGGTAGAGAAACGCTTCCTGCAGAACGGCTGA
- a CDS encoding lipid-A-disaccharide synthase, which translates to MKSVFLSSAEASGDHYMAEIVKALRFGGFDGELWGMGAAESRAADVDVLWRGEQLQLFGLTEVFSSVPRVLRLLKETADTIVRRNPDAVVVVDSPDYHLRLLAKLRKYGYTGPVFYVSPPTVWAWRSGRVKYLKKYVTECFPLYKFEHDYFASHGCSSYWDGAPLLEEFVKRGETKIPGEFAGNDRIVAFMPGSRRSEVTKLVPVMEQAAEILSARGWQPVFSVAQGLNPEAKAQLVKTLDEKRLRHFDGSGRELLAAAQCSVSASGTITVESLLLEKYMVSVYKMNALSGFIANLIVKPGLPAGCFSMTNIIAQEEIFPELFQNECTQEAVADKALAWLEGSAEFRAEVLDKLKQTKAKLGTTGVYERWAKRIMERIAC; encoded by the coding sequence ATGAAGTCAGTTTTTTTGAGTTCTGCGGAAGCTTCAGGCGACCATTACATGGCGGAGATCGTCAAAGCGCTGCGCTTCGGCGGCTTTGACGGCGAGCTGTGGGGCATGGGAGCCGCAGAATCGCGCGCGGCAGACGTTGACGTGCTGTGGCGCGGCGAACAGCTTCAGCTGTTCGGGCTTACCGAGGTTTTTTCTTCGGTGCCGCGGGTTTTAAGACTGCTTAAGGAAACGGCGGATACGATAGTGCGCCGCAATCCGGACGCGGTGGTTGTCGTTGACAGTCCCGATTATCATCTGCGGCTGCTTGCGAAGCTGCGCAAATACGGCTACACAGGGCCTGTATTCTACGTTTCGCCGCCTACGGTGTGGGCATGGAGAAGCGGACGCGTCAAATATCTGAAAAAATACGTGACGGAATGTTTTCCGCTGTACAAATTTGAGCATGATTATTTCGCGTCGCACGGCTGCAGTTCATATTGGGACGGTGCTCCGCTGCTTGAGGAGTTTGTAAAGCGCGGGGAGACGAAAATCCCCGGCGAGTTCGCCGGCAACGACAGGATAGTCGCGTTTATGCCGGGTTCACGCCGCAGCGAGGTTACAAAGCTGGTTCCCGTTATGGAACAGGCTGCGGAAATTTTGTCAGCGCGCGGCTGGCAGCCGGTTTTTTCCGTTGCGCAGGGGCTTAACCCAGAGGCAAAGGCGCAGCTTGTAAAGACTTTGGACGAAAAACGGCTGAGGCATTTTGACGGTTCCGGACGGGAGCTGCTTGCAGCGGCGCAGTGCTCCGTAAGCGCAAGCGGGACAATTACCGTTGAGTCGCTGCTGCTTGAAAAGTATATGGTTTCTGTTTACAAAATGAACGCGCTGTCAGGCTTTATCGCAAATCTTATTGTAAAGCCGGGACTGCCTGCAGGCTGTTTTTCAATGACGAACATCATAGCGCAGGAAGAAATTTTCCCTGAGCTTTTCCAAAACGAGTGCACCCAGGAAGCCGTTGCGGACAAGGCTCTTGCGTGGCTTGAGGGAAGCGCGGAATTCCGCGCGGAGGTGCTTGACAAACTGAAACAAACAAAGGCGAAGCTTGGCACCACCGGAGTTTATGAGCGCTGGGCAAAACGCATTATGGAGAGGATAGCATGCTGA
- a CDS encoding TIGR00282 family metallophosphoesterase: MRILFIGDIDGRPGREACKQAIPKLREQFGGFDFVIADGENAAGGFGLTEKVMNELFDAGIDVLTNGNHVWDKKDFVPVLDGEPRILRPANHPEGTPGRGFAVYEKNGEKLAVMCLLGRAFMPPLDCPFKCADELLAKNGVSAVFVDFHGEATSEKYAFGRYVDGRVSAVAGTHTHVQTADEQVFAGGTAYITDAGMTGGHGGIIGMSYESVLPKFLYGIPCKFEVCDTNVRFQAVVIDIDGETGRAMNITRVDLPCEAE, translated from the coding sequence TTGAGAATACTTTTTATCGGCGACATTGACGGACGTCCGGGAAGAGAAGCCTGCAAACAGGCGATTCCCAAGCTTCGCGAACAGTTCGGCGGCTTTGACTTTGTAATCGCCGACGGCGAAAACGCGGCAGGAGGCTTCGGACTGACTGAAAAAGTCATGAACGAGCTCTTTGACGCCGGAATAGATGTCCTGACTAACGGCAACCACGTGTGGGACAAAAAAGACTTTGTCCCCGTGCTTGACGGTGAGCCGCGTATACTGCGACCCGCAAACCATCCTGAAGGCACCCCCGGCAGAGGCTTTGCGGTGTATGAAAAAAACGGCGAAAAGCTGGCGGTAATGTGCCTGCTCGGCAGAGCCTTCATGCCGCCGCTTGACTGCCCGTTCAAATGCGCGGACGAACTGCTTGCCAAAAACGGCGTTTCTGCGGTTTTCGTTGATTTCCACGGCGAAGCAACGTCGGAAAAATACGCGTTCGGACGCTACGTTGACGGGCGCGTTTCGGCAGTTGCAGGAACTCACACGCACGTGCAGACGGCAGACGAACAGGTATTTGCCGGAGGCACGGCTTACATTACGGACGCAGGAATGACAGGCGGACACGGAGGAATAATAGGCATGAGCTATGAATCGGTACTGCCGAAATTCCTTTACGGGATTCCCTGCAAATTCGAAGTCTGTGACACAAACGTCCGTTTTCAGGCAGTTGTCATAGACATCGACGGCGAAACGGGCAGGGCAATGAATATAACGCGCGTTGACCTGCCGTGCGAAGCTGAATAA
- the alr gene encoding alanine racemase, producing the protein MRRCWTEINLDTVVSNYKIYKKEIKKLSDGYEIMAVVKADAYGHGDAQTASALQAAGCRNFAVSNLNEALNLRNAGISGQLLILGYTPPEEADRLVNYNITQALLDEDYAEALADKGITAHFALDTGMNRIGLDADNPELCGEIIRKYAKRFNLTGLFTHLCVADTPSEQSFTEGQLAKFRAVCEQAADLKLPYVHCMNSAGALRQKPYGSLARLGIILYGLKPDYANILPEGIRPALEWKSVVSMVKTVHEGETIGYGRTFKAEKETRIATIPTGYADGYSRALSNKGCVIIRGRKAPLAGRVCMDQLTVDVSDIPGVQRGDEVILLGKGYTADDMAHEIGTIGYEIVCNISKRVERKYV; encoded by the coding sequence GTGAGACGCTGTTGGACTGAGATAAATCTCGATACTGTTGTCAGCAATTACAAAATTTACAAAAAGGAAATTAAAAAACTTTCTGACGGCTATGAAATTATGGCAGTCGTCAAGGCTGACGCGTACGGACACGGCGACGCGCAGACAGCTTCGGCTTTGCAGGCTGCAGGCTGCCGCAATTTCGCCGTTTCAAATCTTAACGAAGCGCTTAATCTGCGCAATGCCGGAATTTCCGGGCAGCTTCTTATTCTCGGCTATACTCCGCCGGAGGAGGCCGACCGTCTTGTAAATTACAATATCACACAGGCGCTGCTTGACGAAGATTATGCAGAGGCTCTTGCGGACAAGGGCATTACCGCGCATTTCGCGCTTGATACCGGCATGAACCGCATAGGTCTTGACGCAGACAACCCTGAGCTTTGCGGCGAAATAATCAGAAAATACGCGAAGCGTTTTAATCTGACGGGACTTTTTACCCATCTTTGCGTCGCAGATACACCTTCGGAACAGAGCTTCACCGAGGGACAGCTGGCAAAATTCCGCGCAGTTTGCGAACAGGCCGCTGATTTGAAGCTGCCTTACGTCCACTGTATGAATTCCGCGGGCGCATTGCGGCAGAAGCCGTACGGCAGTCTTGCGAGGCTCGGCATAATTCTTTACGGGCTGAAGCCGGATTACGCAAATATTCTGCCTGAGGGAATACGCCCCGCGCTTGAATGGAAATCTGTAGTTTCGATGGTTAAGACCGTGCATGAGGGAGAAACTATCGGCTACGGAAGAACTTTCAAGGCAGAGAAAGAAACGCGGATAGCGACAATTCCGACAGGCTATGCGGACGGTTACAGCCGCGCGCTTTCAAACAAGGGCTGCGTCATTATCCGCGGCAGAAAAGCTCCTCTTGCCGGACGCGTCTGCATGGATCAGCTGACTGTTGACGTTTCTGATATTCCGGGCGTTCAGCGCGGCGATGAGGTTATATTGCTGGGCAAAGGATATACGGCGGACGATATGGCGCATGAAATAGGCACAATCGGGTATGAAATTGTGTGCAATATATCAAAGCGGGTGGAAAGAAAGTACGTGTAG
- the rny gene encoding ribonuclease Y, translated as MIFAIGLACLAAGALIGFAAHRAAEKKKYKNARTSAETVLVETKRKAEQTKREIVAEGKEEVHRMRQEFERDTKDRRAEIQRAEKRLDQKEENLDKKLDNVSRKEDELRNREIQIQEKANKLSARENELVDKLEQIARLTREEAKAQLLAQVETEAQHQIGIRLKVLEEKAKREADKKAQDIIATAIQRCGVEFTSDAVVTAVAIPSDEMKGRIIGREGRNIRTFETLTGVDLIVDDSPEVVTLSSFDPVRREVARVSLERLIADGRIHPTRIEEIIAKAEKDVQEQVLETADAALMEVGVKNMNDNLAEILGQLRFRTSYGQNALHHSLEVAHLSGILAAELGVDQALAARAGLLHDIGKAVDFKIEGPHAQIGANLAKRYGEDPVVINAIAAHHEEEEAKTIYAVIVAAADAISAARPGARRESLEAYVKRLEQLEEIAKGFEGVGKAFAIQAGREVRVVVEPSVTDDGAMQKLAYDIARRIEAEMRYPGQIKVTLVRETRAVDYAK; from the coding sequence ATGATATTTGCAATAGGATTGGCGTGCCTCGCAGCAGGTGCGCTGATTGGATTTGCCGCACATCGGGCGGCAGAAAAAAAGAAATACAAGAACGCAAGGACAAGCGCCGAGACGGTACTTGTTGAAACGAAACGCAAAGCGGAACAGACAAAACGCGAAATTGTGGCGGAAGGCAAGGAAGAGGTTCACAGAATGCGTCAGGAGTTTGAGCGCGACACGAAAGATCGCAGAGCGGAAATTCAGCGCGCGGAAAAAAGGCTTGACCAGAAGGAAGAGAACCTTGACAAAAAACTTGACAACGTGAGCCGCAAGGAAGATGAACTCAGAAACCGCGAAATACAGATTCAGGAAAAGGCTAACAAACTCTCAGCCCGCGAAAACGAGCTGGTTGACAAGCTTGAACAGATTGCGAGGCTTACAAGGGAAGAAGCCAAGGCGCAGCTGCTGGCACAGGTTGAAACCGAAGCACAGCACCAGATAGGTATTCGCCTTAAGGTTCTTGAAGAAAAAGCAAAGCGCGAAGCGGATAAAAAAGCACAGGACATAATTGCCACAGCCATCCAGCGCTGCGGTGTTGAATTTACATCAGACGCGGTTGTAACCGCCGTTGCCATTCCCTCTGACGAAATGAAGGGGCGCATAATAGGCCGCGAAGGGCGCAACATAAGAACGTTTGAAACGCTTACCGGAGTTGACCTCATAGTTGACGACAGCCCCGAAGTTGTTACGCTCAGCAGCTTCGATCCTGTGCGCCGCGAAGTGGCGAGAGTCTCGCTTGAAAGACTTATTGCTGACGGGCGCATTCATCCCACGCGTATTGAAGAAATCATAGCCAAGGCAGAAAAAGACGTTCAGGAACAGGTGCTTGAAACAGCCGACGCCGCCCTTATGGAAGTGGGCGTCAAAAACATGAACGACAACCTTGCCGAAATACTCGGACAGCTTCGTTTCCGCACGAGCTACGGACAGAACGCGCTTCACCACAGCCTTGAAGTTGCCCATCTGTCGGGCATACTTGCCGCAGAACTCGGAGTTGATCAGGCACTTGCAGCACGCGCAGGCCTGCTTCACGACATCGGCAAAGCTGTGGATTTCAAAATTGAAGGTCCCCATGCGCAGATCGGCGCAAACCTTGCGAAACGCTACGGCGAAGACCCTGTTGTTATCAACGCCATAGCAGCGCACCATGAGGAAGAAGAAGCAAAGACAATCTATGCCGTAATAGTCGCGGCGGCTGACGCTATAAGCGCCGCGCGTCCTGGCGCCCGCAGGGAAAGCCTTGAAGCCTACGTCAAGAGACTTGAACAGCTTGAAGAAATCGCGAAAGGCTTTGAAGGTGTCGGCAAGGCGTTTGCAATTCAGGCAGGGCGCGAAGTCAGAGTCGTTGTCGAACCTTCCGTAACCGATGACGGCGCAATGCAGAAACTTGCATACGACATAGCGCGCCGCATAGAAGCGGAAATGCGTTATCCGGGGCAGATCAAGGTAACGCTTGTCCGCGAAACGAGAGCTGTTGACTACGCCAAGTAG
- a CDS encoding ABC transporter ATP-binding protein, with protein sequence MLKLANKESWSSYIRLLKYCAPYKKRLVLAIISMVLAAVFSILPPWLLKNVIDDVLIKKQIGMLNLIVLAVILLYVGKAVFNYAQLYLMTWVGQRVLIDLRLELYDRTQRLSLGTLYSHRSGEFLSRITNDVGTLQNILASSLVDLIVQGSTFIGIVGFIFYLNWKLTLITFAACPVVAFAIDKTSAKLRQVGKTIQSRLATVAAIAQEAISSIKIVRSFVTEEEEYRRFKEESYSHFRAVMRGTQYKGVLQGAVEVILITALAFVLWMGGYSVISGDLTAGELVAFVTYIGLLGHPLQALSNSFSSIQQGAASADRVFEIIDMDNEVEIAENPVTLSPMHGSIKFENVWFGYDAENPVLKGINLEIKAGETVAVVGATGAGKSTLGDLVMRFYDPQQGAIYIDGTDLRQLDLKSYRRRTGVVQQDPVLMKGTLAHNIAYGFPAATQDDLVRAAKIADIYDFIDALPEKFETEVGERGVTLSGGQRQRVAIARAVVRDPKILIMDEATSSLDALVEKQVQQAMNNAMEGRTSIVIAHRLSTIRSADRIIVLSGGKIVEQGTHDELLAANGHYSKLYAASSAEGTETCQE encoded by the coding sequence ATGCTGAAACTGGCAAACAAAGAGTCCTGGAGCTCTTACATACGGCTTCTGAAATACTGTGCGCCCTACAAAAAACGGCTTGTGCTTGCCATAATTTCAATGGTTCTGGCTGCTGTTTTCAGTATTCTTCCGCCGTGGCTCCTTAAAAACGTTATTGACGACGTGCTTATCAAAAAACAGATCGGCATGCTTAATCTTATCGTGCTTGCGGTCATTCTGCTTTACGTCGGCAAGGCGGTTTTCAACTACGCTCAGCTTTATCTTATGACGTGGGTAGGCCAGCGCGTGCTTATAGACCTGCGCCTTGAGCTTTACGACCGCACGCAGAGGCTTTCTCTCGGCACCCTGTACAGTCACAGAAGCGGAGAATTTTTGTCGCGCATCACAAACGACGTTGGCACGCTTCAGAATATTCTGGCGTCTTCGCTTGTTGACCTTATAGTTCAGGGTTCGACCTTCATCGGAATTGTAGGCTTCATCTTCTATCTCAACTGGAAGCTGACGCTTATCACCTTTGCCGCCTGCCCCGTAGTGGCTTTCGCGATTGACAAAACGTCCGCAAAGCTGCGCCAGGTCGGCAAAACAATTCAGTCAAGGCTGGCGACGGTTGCCGCCATTGCCCAGGAAGCAATTTCCTCAATCAAAATAGTCCGCTCTTTCGTTACGGAAGAGGAAGAATACCGGCGTTTCAAAGAGGAATCGTACAGCCACTTCCGCGCGGTTATGAGAGGCACGCAGTACAAGGGCGTGCTGCAGGGCGCCGTTGAGGTAATTCTGATTACCGCTCTTGCCTTCGTACTCTGGATGGGCGGTTACTCTGTCATCTCAGGAGACCTTACGGCGGGCGAGCTTGTTGCCTTTGTAACCTACATCGGGCTTCTCGGTCACCCGCTTCAGGCGCTCAGCAATTCCTTCAGCAGCATACAGCAGGGCGCCGCATCGGCTGACAGGGTTTTTGAGATAATAGATATGGACAACGAGGTTGAAATCGCGGAAAATCCCGTTACGCTTTCACCCATGCACGGCAGCATAAAGTTTGAAAACGTGTGGTTCGGCTACGATGCGGAAAATCCTGTGCTGAAGGGCATAAATCTTGAAATTAAAGCGGGCGAAACGGTGGCGGTAGTCGGGGCTACGGGCGCCGGAAAATCTACGCTCGGCGACCTAGTAATGCGTTTTTATGACCCGCAGCAGGGCGCGATTTACATAGACGGAACAGATCTCAGACAGCTTGATTTGAAAAGCTACCGCCGCAGAACAGGCGTTGTACAGCAGGATCCTGTGCTTATGAAGGGCACTCTCGCTCACAACATAGCCTACGGCTTCCCTGCGGCGACGCAGGACGACCTTGTCCGCGCCGCGAAAATTGCTGACATTTACGATTTTATCGACGCTCTGCCGGAGAAATTTGAAACAGAGGTCGGAGAACGCGGCGTAACGCTTTCAGGCGGACAAAGGCAGCGCGTTGCAATAGCCCGCGCAGTTGTCAGGGATCCGAAGATACTTATTATGGATGAAGCAACGTCGTCGCTTGACGCTCTCGTTGAAAAACAGGTGCAGCAGGCAATGAACAACGCAATGGAAGGGCGCACCTCGATAGTTATCGCGCACAGGCTTTCGACAATACGCAGCGCCGACAGGATTATCGTTCTCAGCGGCGGCAAAATTGTCGAGCAGGGCACCCACGACGAACTGCTTGCCGCAAACGGGCATTACAGCAAACTTTACGCGGCAAGCAGCGCGGAAGGAACTGAAACATGTCAAGAATAG